Proteins encoded together in one Coffea arabica cultivar ET-39 chromosome 2c, Coffea Arabica ET-39 HiFi, whole genome shotgun sequence window:
- the LOC113723442 gene encoding DNA-directed RNA polymerase V subunit 1 yields MEESPTSTSFGGKITRISFSLATQQEICKSSISDCAITHASQLSNPFLGLPLEAGKCESCGASEPGQCEGHFGYIELPIPIYHPDHVRELKRLLSLLCLKCLKIRNRKFQVKNVGVLERMLSSCCEEASQVAINEARNPDGALYLELKVPSKIRLQGNVWSFLEKYGYRYDKNPRPLLASEVMAMLRRLSSDTKKKLSAKGYFPQDGYILQYLPVPPNCLSVPDISDGTNVMSKDHSLSLLKRALKQIEVIKNSRSGMPNFESHQIEANDLQISVAQYFEFRGTGKASRDVDPRFGVSKESNTSSTKAWLEKMKTLFIRKGSGFSSRSVITGDPYKGVNEIGLPFEIAQRITFEERVSQHNMNYLQKLVDEKLCLTYRDGMSTYSLREGSKGHTFLRPGQVVHRRIMDGDMVFINRPPTTHKHSLQALSVYIHDDHTVKINPLICGPLSADFDGDCIHLFYPQSLAARSEVLELFSVEKQLLSSHTGNFNLQLATDSLLSLKLMFKKYFFDRVAAEQLAMFVPAALPMPAVVKYRSSGPFWTVLQLLQTALPASFECSGERYLTYSSELVKLDFNRDLLQSTFIDVITSIFFSKGPKEVLRFFNFLTPLLMENLYSEGFSVCLEDFYIPKAIIEGVQQSLQDVSPLLYHMRSTQSESIKLQLENFLRGVKSPVSNFVLKSSAMGYLIDSKSESALNKVVQQIGFLGIQISDKGKFYSSTLVNDLAQLFKKKYPSSGHYPSEEYGLVRSCLFYGLDPYQEMVHSISSREVIVRSTRGLTEPGTLFKNLMAILRDVIICYDGTVRNMCSNSIIQFEYGMNHGISFQSEFGAGEPVGVLAATAMSNPAYKAVLDSSPSSNSAWEMMKEILLCGVNFKNEVSDRRVILYLNDCGCGRKYCRENAAYVVKNQLRKVSLKDVAFELLIEYRQQYSVYESSETDTGLVGHIHLNEAMMKSSNITMNEILSKCEERIISYQKRKKVGFKFKGVLLGVSDDCSFRQSSARKLAETPCLKFISRDASDYQLEQRSHVLAETICPALLETVIKGDPRVSTVNIIWISPDTSTWISSQCKSQRGELALDVVLEKDAVKQTGDAWRVVMDACLPVTQLIDTNRSIPYAIKQVQELLGISCAFEQAVRRLSTSVMLVTKGVLKDHLVLLANSMTCAGNLIGFNIGGIKALSRSLDVQVPFTEATLSAPRKCFERAAEKCHVDSLSSVVGSCSWGKHVAVGTGSPFDILLDTKKVELNQPAGIDVYDFLQLVRGSSGGDETNTTCLGAEIENLDLEDEAMTFDLSPVRDSDQPTFEDRHELENNLANPRSKESIQRELGWERDSPQTAELGGGWEKASKAQNTSANVLVSDSAWASWGGGTVGKEDNFSTMAKEDSRSFTDWNSTQPGSLKQSGSSSAWGEMVDNERDSPRSSWEQAADKSGNVWTGKKVSDSAWSSWGSSSVDKEARFSNGVQKNSPKYGEWGAKEPRSTGKQSESSPAWKKIDSLGNLPLTAKASGGWDQKFDKDQRHAAQTTALDPGWSSWNNCEPVERDSFSKRVQERSSSDGEWGKKSQDTAKQSGSSFGWGKKFEAGSNSPLTTNGSASCGSGGWELALDKAQRLVSQATVSDPTWSSWGSGETNKEEIILNSGQGDTSNDHKWGAKESESTGKLLGFSSGWGTKVSSNENKTDENKDPVTVTTENYSDWSKMNTDAVQGERSLPTNSEEGSWRSGGAVGIDTDGERNKSTGTHAWENKKDAHSQRGPRKWFKGNGNVSSRGWGSPSNGDWRNQRNRPAKAVDNVGASGTFTLTKQRLDSFTAEEQDILSDFEQMMQNIRRIIHQTGYNDGDPLSADDQSYVVDNVLNYHPEKVLKIGAGIKYIMVSKHASFQESRCFYVVSTDDHKQDFSYRKSLENFARKKYPDKADAFLAKYFSRKPPRPGWSRDHASTPDEAGSRQEQ; encoded by the exons ATGGAAGAAAGCCCAACCTCGACTTCATTTGGTGGGAAAATAACCAGAATTTCATTTAGTTTAGCAACTCAGCAAGAAATT TGCAAATCATCTATCAGTGACTGTGCCATAACGCATGCTAGCCAGCTTTCAAATCCTTTtcttgggttgccacttgaagctggaaaatgtgaaTCCTGTGGTGCTTCTGAGCCTGGGCAGTGTGAAG GTCATTTTGGCTACATTGAGCTACCAATTCCTATATATCATCCTGATCATGTTCGTGAGTTGAAGAGATTGTTGAGCTTGCTGTGCTTGAAGTGCTTGAAGATTAGAAACAGGAAG TTTCAGGTCAAGAATGTTGGTGTCCTGGAAAGGATGTTATCCTCATGTTGTGAG GAGGCTTCGCAAGTGGCAATAAATGAGGCTAGAAATCCAGATGGTGCATTATACCTGGAACTGAAAGTACCATCGAAAATAAGACTGCAAGGAAATGTTTGGAGTTTCTTGGAAAAGTATGGATATCGTTATGATAAGAACCCTCGACCATTGCTTGCTTCTGAG GTTATGGCTATGCTTAGAAGATTATCTTCAGACACAAAAAAGAAGCTTTCAGCTAAAGGATACTTTCCACAAGATGGATACATTCTTCAGTACTTGCCCGTTCCTCCAAACTGTTTGTCTGTGCCTGACATTTCTGATGGAACTAACGTTATGTCTAAG GATCATTCATTGTCTTTGCTGAAAAGAGCGCTGAAACAAATAGAGGTCATAAAAAATTCAAGGTCTGGGATGCCCAATTTTGAGTCTCATCAGATTGAAGCTAATGATTTACAGATTTCTGTTGCGCAATATTTTGAGTTCCGTGGCACTGGAAAG GCTTCTCGTGATGTTGACCCTCGTTTTGGAGTCAGCAAAGAGTCCAATACTTCATCTACTAAAGCATGGTtagagaaaatgaaaaccttATTCATCAGGAAGGGTTCAGGGTTTTCATCCCGTAGTGTTATAACTGGGGACCCATATAAAGGGGTGAATGAAATTGGTTTACCATTCGAAATAGCTCAGAGAATCACCTTTGAAGAGAGAGTCAGTCAGCACAACATGAACTACCTACAGAAATTGGTTGATGAAAAGTTGTGCTTAACATATAGGGATGGGATGTCTACCTATTCCCTAAGAGAAGGTTCGAAGGGTCATACTTTTTTAAGACCAGgtcaagttgtacacagaagGATTATGGATGGGGATATGGTTTTCATAAATAGGCCACCAACAACCCACAAGCATTCCTTGCAAGCGCTGTCAGTATATATTCATGATGACCACACCGTGAAAATCAATCCCCTTATATGTGGTCCCCTTAGTGCTGATTTTGATGGTGACTGTATCCATCTATTTTATCCCCAGTCCCTTGCAGCAAGATCTGAGGTCTTAGAGTTATTTTCTGTTGAAAAACAGTTGCTTAGCTCTCACACTGGAAACTTCAACTTGCAGTTGGCAACTGATTCcttgttatctctgaagttaatgttcAAAAAGTATTTCTTTGATAGAGTAGCTGCTGAGCAATTAGCAATGTTTGTTCCAGCTGCATTGCCTATGCCTGCTGTAGTCAAGTATCGTAGTTCTGGTCCTTTTTGGACAGTTTTGCAGTTGTTACAGACTGCATTACCTGCTTCCTTTGAGTGTAGTGGAGAAAGATACTTGACTTACAGTAGCGAattggtcaaacttgattttaatagggATCTATTGCAGTCTACTTTTATTGATGTTATTACATCTATTTTCTTCTCAAAAGGTCCTAAGGAGGTGTTAAGATTCTTCAATTTTTTGACACCCTTGTTGATGGAAAATCTGTATTCCGAGGGGTTTAGTGTGTGTTTGGAGGATTTTTATATCCCAAAGGCTATTATTGAGGGTGTCCAGCAAAGTCTTCAAGATGTTTCACCCTTGCTATATCATATGCGCTCAACTCAAAGTGAATCAATAAAATTACAGCTTGAAAATTTCTTGCGTGGTGTAAAATCTCCTGTTTCAAATTTTGTTCTTAAATCATCTGCAATGGGGTATCTGATTGACTCTAAAAGTGAGTCAGCTCTGAATAAGGTAGTCCAGCAAATTGGATTTTTGGGGATACAGATATCAGACAAGGGGAAATTTTATTCCAGCACATTGGTAAATGACCTGGCACAGCTCTTTAAGAAAAAGTATCCTTCTAGTGGTCACTATCCTTCTGAAGAATACGGTCTAGTTCGGAGCTGTCTCTTTTATGGACTGGACCCATATCAAGAGATGGTTCATTCAATCTCTAGTAGGGAAGTTATTGTTCGTTCAACCAGAGGATTAACAGAACCAGGAACACTTTTCAAGAACCTTATGGCAATCCTTCGTGATGTCATCATTTGTTATGATGGCACGGTCAGAAATATGTGCAGCAATTCAATCATCCAGTTTGAGTATGGAATGAACCACGGGATTTCCTTCCAAAGTGAGTTTGGTGCTGGTGAACCTGTTGGAGTATTGGCTGCAACTGCCATGTCCAATCCTGCATACAAAGCAGTCTTAGATTCTTCTCCAAGTAGTAACTCTGCTTGGGAGATGATGAAG GAGATATTGCTCTGTGGAGTCAACTTCAAAAATGAGGTTTCTGACCGCCGCGTGATACTTTATCTGAATGATTGTGGTTGTGGGAGAAAATATTGCAGAGAAAATGCTGCATATGTTGTCAAAAATCAGTTGAGGAAAGTCAGTCTCAAGGATGTTGCATTTGAACTCTTGATAGA GTATAGACAACAATATTCAGTGTATGAGAGCTCTGAAACTGATACTGGCCTTGTAGGTCATATTCATCTCAATGAG GCAATGATGAAAAGTTCAAATATTACCATGAATGAGATTCTATCTAAATGTGAAGAAAGAATCATTTCCTACCAGAAGAGGAAAAAAGTTGGTTTTAAGTTCAAGGGAGTTCTTTTAGGAGTCAG TGATGATTGTTCTTTTCGGCAGTCTTCTGCAAGAAAGTTGGCAGAGACTCCATGCTTGAAGTTTATCTCTCGAGATGCAAGTGACTATCAATTAGAGCAAAGATCTCATGTTCTTGCTGAAACAATTTGCCCAGCTTTGTTAGAAACTGTAATTAAAG GTGATCCAAGGGTTTCAACTGTTAATATAATCTGGATTAGCCCTGATACATCAACTTGGATTAGTAGCCAATGCAAGAGCCAAAGGGGTGAACTGGCTTTGGATGTTGTTCTTGAGAAGGATGCGGTGAAGCAGACTGGTGATGCTTGGAGGGTTGTGATGGATGCCTGTCTTCCTGTCACCCAGTTGATAGATACAAACCGCTCTATTCCATATGCCATCAAGCAAGTCCAAGAATTGCTTGGAATTTCTTGTGCATTTGAGCAAGCTGTTCGG CGCCTATCAACATCAGTAATGCTGGTTACAAAAGGTGTTCTCAAGGACCATCTTGTGTTACTGGCTAACAGTATGACATGTgctggtaacttaattggcttcaatatTGGAGGTATAAAAGCTTTGTCACGATCGCTAGATGTGCAAGTGCCTTTTACAGAAGCAACATTATCT GCTCCAAGGAAGTGTTTTGAGAGAGCTGCTGAAAAGTGCCATGTTGACTCTTTGTCAAGTGTCGTAGGGTCTTGCTCCTGGGGTAAACATGTAGCTGTTGGTACAGGATCACCATTCGATATTCTTTTGGACACGAAAAAG GTTGAACTCAACCAACCAGCTGGTATCGATGTGTATGATTTCCTTCAGTTGGTCAGAGGCAGCTCTGGCGGAGATGAAACAAACACCACTTGTCTTGGAGCAGAAATTGAGAATCTGGACTTGGAAGATGAAGCTATGACTTTTGACTTGTCTCCTGTTCGCGACTCTGATCAGCCAACTTTTGAAGATAGACATGAGCTTGAAAACAATTTAGCAAATCCAAGGTCCAAGGAGAGCATCCAGAGAGAATTGGGTTGGGAGAGGGATTCACCTCAAACTGCTGAACTAGGTGGTGGTTGGGAAAAGGCAAGCAAAGCCCAAAATACCAGTGCCAACGTGCTAGTGTCAGATTCTGCTTGGGCTAGTTGGGGTGGTGGTACAGTAGGCAAGGAGGACAACTTCTCCACGATGGCAAAAGAAGATTCACGCAGCTTTACTGACTGGAATTCTACACAACCTGGTAGTTTGAAGCAGTCAGGATCATCATCTGCGTGGGGGGAAATGGTTGATAATGAAAGGGATTCACCCCGTAGCAGCTGGGAGCAGGCAGCTGATAAATCTGGAAATGTTTGGACCGGCAAAAAAGTCTCAGATTCGGCTTGGTCCAGTTGGGGTAGTAGTTCAGTCGATAAGGAGGCCAGGTTCTCTAACGGCGTCCAAAAAAATTCTCCGAAGTATGGTGAGTGGGGTGCGAAGGAACCTCGAAGTACTGGCAAGCAATCAGAATCTTCGCCTGCCTGGAAGAAAATTGATTCTCTGGGGAATTTACCTTTAACTGCCAAAGCCAGTGGAGGTTGGGATCAGAAATTTGACAAGGACCAAAGGCATGCGGCCCAAACAACAGCACTGGATCCTGGTTGGTCCAGTTGGAATAATTGTGAACCAGTTGAAAGAGATAGCTTTTCTAAGAGGGTTCAAGAAAGATCTTCCAGTGATGGTGAATGGGGCAAAAAATCTCAAGATACTGCCAAGCAGTCGGGATCTTCATTTGGTTGGGGGAAGAAGTTTGAGGCTGGGAGTAATTCACCTTTAACTACAAACGGGAGTGCTTCATGTGGTAGTGGAGGTTGGGAGCTGGCACTTGACAAAGCCCAAAGGCTTGTTTCCCAAGCAACAGTTAGTGATCCTACTTGGTCCAGTTGGGGATCTGGTGAAACAAACAAGGAAGAGATAATATTAAACAGTGGGCAAGGAGATACTTCCAATGATCATAAATGGGGTGCAAAGGAATCTGAAAGCACAGGGAAGCTGTTAGGATTTTCATCTGGTTGGGGGACAAAGGTGTCTTCTAATGAGAATAAGACAGATGAAAACAAGGACCCAGTTACAGTCACTACAGAAAATTATAGTGATTGGTCCAAGATGAACACTGATGCAGTTCAAGGTGAACGTAGCTTGCCTACAAATTCTGAAGAAGGTTCTTGGAGATCTGGTGGAGCAGTTGGAATTGACACTGATGGAGAGAGGAACAAATCTACTGGCACACACGCGTGGGAGAATAAGAAAGATGCACATTCTCAGAGGGGTCCACGGAAATGGTTTAAAGGGAATGGAAATGTAAGTTCTCGAGGTTGGGGTTCACCCAGTAACGGAGATTGGAGAAACCAAAGAAATCGTCCTGCTAAGGCTGTTGACAATGTTGGTGCAAGTGGAACTTTCACATTAACAAAGCAGCGGCTGGATTCTTTCACAGCAGAGGAACAGGACATTCTTTCGGATTTCGAACAGATGATGCAGAACATCAGGCGAATAATCCATCAGACTGG GTACAATGATGGTGATCCTCTATCTGCTGATGATCAGTCATATGTTGTAGATAATGTCCTCAATTATCATCCAGAGAAAGTATTGAAGATTGGTGCTGGAATCAAATATATAATG